From a region of the Tachypleus tridentatus isolate NWPU-2018 chromosome 1, ASM421037v1, whole genome shotgun sequence genome:
- the LOC143253919 gene encoding uncharacterized protein LOC143253919 isoform X2, which produces MQATRQILKTLFYPLGSDNELPKDRIARWSHYFFMGNSHPKHAHRSKGFYYSVGEHPHHNPHQRNAYQSSHGGFVQQLYEPLRPPQVARQTPINLERNYNNYKPQENTQTREEEPFDTEVFLPNAPFPPTIPEEKKRSGELFSPVTDVTANSPNFPKKDIFPSSSIPARFSSPYSPFERPQFPIQQVLNENQPPVQFMLNLRPHIRRIPNKTDPLEENVQYHGETSVPLQSPHFQNDIPQAYPEYNLHPQHSSTFQEYGPAGNTRNIEGEYVQSPVRKVTIPIQPTLPQEYLHGSFPSHESTSENIGSTGGIFQLHFDPQIVLDFSTNTTPSSAVQDNQENTYFHPDSIYLSRQPPHSINIYNTFTGEPVPPKVSPPYDSKAHSPYSYQQHPHPWKSVPDGSVKPHVASFDTPQKKPPADISEAYIIFPSSNSSKTDQTPTPIKIKENITSQTVKGSEKKVELSFKSNITSKDVQSFNLTTEITSFTNKDKKELENISAEKNTTANTKEEKQDIIVKQTFPTLNTTEEATETEISITDVLKDQKNFRIKSTVLATTTIETKENENDNFIEATTEETTKGQNDLIDFNIEKEEIQLGTPFSVTTVSGITELKEQFPKETTTKLITSTETIEKQEEASRELKTTEETTVKLDNMSEKTSSAITTTIGELETEQNLATSTAATEITNTITSENATITTTTGVTQKLEEVSPSSPNTGYIATTVFPTKNATFTSTFEGTKERDSLSTERSEVITPHENSTYISFETFSEKESEYNFETNYTDNKNITQGKVSIETYSSSTNTTGNVTKHSEEHNIENIILTDKPVDETSTTENVATSENSKEQPTVDSTVTSNTTQTSISFETFNEKVSEYNFETNFTDNKNITQGKVSIETYSSSTNTTGNVTKHSEEHNIENIILTDKPVDETSTTENVATSENSKEQPTVDSTVTSNTTQTSISFETFNEKVSEYNFETNFTDNKNITQGKVSVETYSSSTNTTGNVTKHSEEHNTENIILTDKPVDEANIKVNVVQPKVTEKEALSDWEISNHAGREREEISSRTNNTNKKLEHLESTASTVSPTLVSEKVRDNKESKLENNKNEKSEGKRTERILFGFIFREKRHV; this is translated from the coding sequence AAACACTTTTTTACCCTCTTGGTTCTGACAACGAGTTGCCCAAAGATAGAATAGCCCGATGGTCTCATTACTTCTTCATGGGTAATTCACATCCCAAACACGCCCACAGATCGAAGGGTTTTTATTATTCTGTGGGAGAACATCCTCATCATAATCCTCACCAGCGAAACGCATATCAATCAAGCCATGGTGGTTTTGTTCAGCAACTGTACGAGCCCCTGAGACCCCCTCAGGTTGCACGTCAAACGCCTATTAACCTAGAACGCAATTACAACAACTATAAGCCTCAAGAAAATACCCAAACACGTGAAGAAGAACCATTTGACACAGAAGTGTTTTTACCTAATGCTCCTTTCCCTCCAACAATTCCAGAAGAGAAGAAAAGAAGTGGCGAGCTCTTCTCTCCTGTAACAGACGTTACAGCCAATTCTCCTAATTTCCCAAAAAAAGACATATTTCCTTCTTCGTCGATTCCTGCTCGTTTCTCTTCACCTTATTCACCCTTTGAACGTCCGCAATTTCCAATACAGCAAGTCCTAAATGAAAACCAACCACCAGTTCAGTTTATGCTAAACTTACGACCTCATATAAGAAGAATACCTAATAAAACAGACCCACTAGAAGAGAATGTTCAATATCATGGAGAAACTTCTGTTCCCTTACAAAGTCCCCATTTTCAGAATGATATTCCACAAGCTTATCCTGAATATAATCTCCATCCTCAACACTCTTCTACATTTCAGGAATATGGTCCTGCAGGTAACACACGAAACATTGAAGGAGAATACGTCCAGTCACCAGTACGTAAAGTAACCATACCTATACAGCCTACTTTACCACAAGAGTATCTTCATGGATCTTTTCCGTCCCATGAATCAACCTCTGAAAATATAGGTAGTACTGGAGGGATATTTCAATTACACTTTGACCCTCAGATTGTTTTGGACTTCTCTACTAACACTACACCTAGCTCAGCTGTTCAAGATAACCAAGAAAACACTTATTTCCATCCAGATTCTATCTATTTGTCCAGGCAGCCTCCAcactcaataaatatttataacacattcaCAGGGGAACCAGTGCCTCCCAAAGTTAGCCCTCCTTACGACTCTAAAGCGCATTCTCCATATTCATACCAACAACATCCACATCCCTGGAAGAGTGTTCCAGATGGTTCAGTGAAACCTCATGTAGCCAGTTTCGATACTCCACAAAAAAAACCTCCTGCAGACATTTCTGAAGCATACATTATTTTTCCATCCAGCAATTCATCTAAAACCGACCAAACACCTACTCCAATAAAAATTAAAGAGAATATTACTTCTCAAACAGTCAAAGGAAGTGAAAAGAAAGTTGAGCTGTCATTTAAGTCCAATATAACATCCAAAGATGTTCAAAGCTTCAACTTGACTACTGAAATCACAAGCTTTACTAATAAAGACAAAAAGGAACTTGAAAATATTTCTGCTGAGAAAAATACAACAGCTAAcactaaagaagaaaaacaagatattattgtaaaacaaacgtTTCCTACTCTGAATACTACTGAAGAAGCAACTGAAACTGAAATTTCTATTACTGATGTACTGAAAGACCAAAAAAACTTTCGCATAAAAAGTACAGTTCTAGCTACAACCACtattgaaacaaaagaaaatgaaaatgacAATTTTATTGAAGCTACAactgaagaaacaacaaaagGACAAAATGATTTGATAGATTTTAACATAGAAAAAGAAGAAATTCAATTAGGAACTCCATTTTCTGTGACAACTGTGTCAGGGATAACAGAATTAAAAGAGCAATTTCCCAAAGAAACTACAACGAAGCTTATTACTAGTACCGAAACTATAGAAAAACAAGAAGAAGCTTCAAGagaattaaaaactacagaaGAAACGACAGTAAAACTAGATAACATGTCTGAGAAAACCTCTTCTGCTATTACTACCACTATTGGTGAACTTGAAACCGAACAAAATTTGGCGACATCTACTGCTGCTACTGAAATAACAAACACGATCACTTCTGAAAATGCAACTATAACAACCACCACTGGGGTGACACAGAAGTTGGAAGAAGTTTCTCCAAGTTCTCCTAACACAGGATATATTGCTACGACAGTGTTTCCCACTAAGAATGCAACTTTCACCTCTACGTTTGAAGGAACCAAAGAAAGAGACAGCCTCTCCACTGAACGGTCTGAAGTTATCACTCCCCATGAAAATTCAACTTACATTTCATTTGAAACGTTTAGTGAAAAAGAAAGTGAATATAATTTCGAGACTAATTACactgataacaaaaatattactcaAGGAAAAGTATCAATCGAAACGTATTCATCTTCTACCAACACTACTGGCAACGTTACAAAACACAGTGAAGAGCATAACATTGAGAACATAATATTAACTGACAAACCTGTCGATGAAACAAGTACCACGGAAAACGTAGCAACATCTGAAAACTCTAAAGAGCAGCCTACCGTTGATTCAACTGTGACTTCAAACACCACACAGACTTCAATTTCATTTGAAACGTTTAATGAAAAAGTAAGTGAGTACAATTTCGAGACTAATTtcactgataataaaaatattactcaaGGAAAAGTATCAATCGAAACGTATTCATCTTCTACCAACACTACTGGCAACGTTACAAAACACAGTGAAGAGCATAACATTGAGAACATAATATTAACTGACAAACCTGTCGATGAAACAAGTACCACGGAAAACGTAGCAACATCTGAAAACTCTAAAGAGCAGCCTACCGTTGATTCAACTGTGACTTCAAACACCACACAGACTTCAATTTCATTTGAAACGTTTAATGAAAAAGTAAGTGAGTACAATTTCGAGACTAATTtcactgataataaaaatattactcaaGGAAAAGTATCAGTCGAAACGTATTCATCTTCTACCAACACTACTGGCAACGTAACAAAACACAGTGAAGAGCATAACACTGAGAACATAATATTAACTGACAAACCTGTCGATGAAGCTAATATAAAGGTGAACGTTGTTCAACCTAAAGTCACCGAGAAGGAAGCATTATCTGATTGGGAAATATCAAACCATGCAGGTAGAGAAAGAGAAGAGATTTCTTCTCGTAcgaacaacacaaataaaaaactCGAGCACTTGGAAAGCACTGCATCAACAGTATCACCCACGCTTGTCTCGGAGAAAGTGCGGGATAATAAAGaatcaaaacttgaaaataacaaaaacgagAAATCTGAGGGTAAAAGGACAGAGAGAATCTTGTTTGGTTTCATTTTCAGAGAAAAAAGACATGTTTAA
- the LOC143253919 gene encoding uncharacterized protein LOC143253919 isoform X1: MKKYLKSLHWSFALLWCLAVLCSVNPSQSKAESDITSNDKTTDTLLMQATRQILKTLFYPLGSDNELPKDRIARWSHYFFMGNSHPKHAHRSKGFYYSVGEHPHHNPHQRNAYQSSHGGFVQQLYEPLRPPQVARQTPINLERNYNNYKPQENTQTREEEPFDTEVFLPNAPFPPTIPEEKKRSGELFSPVTDVTANSPNFPKKDIFPSSSIPARFSSPYSPFERPQFPIQQVLNENQPPVQFMLNLRPHIRRIPNKTDPLEENVQYHGETSVPLQSPHFQNDIPQAYPEYNLHPQHSSTFQEYGPAGNTRNIEGEYVQSPVRKVTIPIQPTLPQEYLHGSFPSHESTSENIGSTGGIFQLHFDPQIVLDFSTNTTPSSAVQDNQENTYFHPDSIYLSRQPPHSINIYNTFTGEPVPPKVSPPYDSKAHSPYSYQQHPHPWKSVPDGSVKPHVASFDTPQKKPPADISEAYIIFPSSNSSKTDQTPTPIKIKENITSQTVKGSEKKVELSFKSNITSKDVQSFNLTTEITSFTNKDKKELENISAEKNTTANTKEEKQDIIVKQTFPTLNTTEEATETEISITDVLKDQKNFRIKSTVLATTTIETKENENDNFIEATTEETTKGQNDLIDFNIEKEEIQLGTPFSVTTVSGITELKEQFPKETTTKLITSTETIEKQEEASRELKTTEETTVKLDNMSEKTSSAITTTIGELETEQNLATSTAATEITNTITSENATITTTTGVTQKLEEVSPSSPNTGYIATTVFPTKNATFTSTFEGTKERDSLSTERSEVITPHENSTYISFETFSEKESEYNFETNYTDNKNITQGKVSIETYSSSTNTTGNVTKHSEEHNIENIILTDKPVDETSTTENVATSENSKEQPTVDSTVTSNTTQTSISFETFNEKVSEYNFETNFTDNKNITQGKVSIETYSSSTNTTGNVTKHSEEHNIENIILTDKPVDETSTTENVATSENSKEQPTVDSTVTSNTTQTSISFETFNEKVSEYNFETNFTDNKNITQGKVSVETYSSSTNTTGNVTKHSEEHNTENIILTDKPVDEANIKVNVVQPKVTEKEALSDWEISNHAGREREEISSRTNNTNKKLEHLESTASTVSPTLVSEKVRDNKESKLENNKNEKSEGKRTERILFGFIFREKRHV, from the coding sequence AAACACTTTTTTACCCTCTTGGTTCTGACAACGAGTTGCCCAAAGATAGAATAGCCCGATGGTCTCATTACTTCTTCATGGGTAATTCACATCCCAAACACGCCCACAGATCGAAGGGTTTTTATTATTCTGTGGGAGAACATCCTCATCATAATCCTCACCAGCGAAACGCATATCAATCAAGCCATGGTGGTTTTGTTCAGCAACTGTACGAGCCCCTGAGACCCCCTCAGGTTGCACGTCAAACGCCTATTAACCTAGAACGCAATTACAACAACTATAAGCCTCAAGAAAATACCCAAACACGTGAAGAAGAACCATTTGACACAGAAGTGTTTTTACCTAATGCTCCTTTCCCTCCAACAATTCCAGAAGAGAAGAAAAGAAGTGGCGAGCTCTTCTCTCCTGTAACAGACGTTACAGCCAATTCTCCTAATTTCCCAAAAAAAGACATATTTCCTTCTTCGTCGATTCCTGCTCGTTTCTCTTCACCTTATTCACCCTTTGAACGTCCGCAATTTCCAATACAGCAAGTCCTAAATGAAAACCAACCACCAGTTCAGTTTATGCTAAACTTACGACCTCATATAAGAAGAATACCTAATAAAACAGACCCACTAGAAGAGAATGTTCAATATCATGGAGAAACTTCTGTTCCCTTACAAAGTCCCCATTTTCAGAATGATATTCCACAAGCTTATCCTGAATATAATCTCCATCCTCAACACTCTTCTACATTTCAGGAATATGGTCCTGCAGGTAACACACGAAACATTGAAGGAGAATACGTCCAGTCACCAGTACGTAAAGTAACCATACCTATACAGCCTACTTTACCACAAGAGTATCTTCATGGATCTTTTCCGTCCCATGAATCAACCTCTGAAAATATAGGTAGTACTGGAGGGATATTTCAATTACACTTTGACCCTCAGATTGTTTTGGACTTCTCTACTAACACTACACCTAGCTCAGCTGTTCAAGATAACCAAGAAAACACTTATTTCCATCCAGATTCTATCTATTTGTCCAGGCAGCCTCCAcactcaataaatatttataacacattcaCAGGGGAACCAGTGCCTCCCAAAGTTAGCCCTCCTTACGACTCTAAAGCGCATTCTCCATATTCATACCAACAACATCCACATCCCTGGAAGAGTGTTCCAGATGGTTCAGTGAAACCTCATGTAGCCAGTTTCGATACTCCACAAAAAAAACCTCCTGCAGACATTTCTGAAGCATACATTATTTTTCCATCCAGCAATTCATCTAAAACCGACCAAACACCTACTCCAATAAAAATTAAAGAGAATATTACTTCTCAAACAGTCAAAGGAAGTGAAAAGAAAGTTGAGCTGTCATTTAAGTCCAATATAACATCCAAAGATGTTCAAAGCTTCAACTTGACTACTGAAATCACAAGCTTTACTAATAAAGACAAAAAGGAACTTGAAAATATTTCTGCTGAGAAAAATACAACAGCTAAcactaaagaagaaaaacaagatattattgtaaaacaaacgtTTCCTACTCTGAATACTACTGAAGAAGCAACTGAAACTGAAATTTCTATTACTGATGTACTGAAAGACCAAAAAAACTTTCGCATAAAAAGTACAGTTCTAGCTACAACCACtattgaaacaaaagaaaatgaaaatgacAATTTTATTGAAGCTACAactgaagaaacaacaaaagGACAAAATGATTTGATAGATTTTAACATAGAAAAAGAAGAAATTCAATTAGGAACTCCATTTTCTGTGACAACTGTGTCAGGGATAACAGAATTAAAAGAGCAATTTCCCAAAGAAACTACAACGAAGCTTATTACTAGTACCGAAACTATAGAAAAACAAGAAGAAGCTTCAAGagaattaaaaactacagaaGAAACGACAGTAAAACTAGATAACATGTCTGAGAAAACCTCTTCTGCTATTACTACCACTATTGGTGAACTTGAAACCGAACAAAATTTGGCGACATCTACTGCTGCTACTGAAATAACAAACACGATCACTTCTGAAAATGCAACTATAACAACCACCACTGGGGTGACACAGAAGTTGGAAGAAGTTTCTCCAAGTTCTCCTAACACAGGATATATTGCTACGACAGTGTTTCCCACTAAGAATGCAACTTTCACCTCTACGTTTGAAGGAACCAAAGAAAGAGACAGCCTCTCCACTGAACGGTCTGAAGTTATCACTCCCCATGAAAATTCAACTTACATTTCATTTGAAACGTTTAGTGAAAAAGAAAGTGAATATAATTTCGAGACTAATTACactgataacaaaaatattactcaAGGAAAAGTATCAATCGAAACGTATTCATCTTCTACCAACACTACTGGCAACGTTACAAAACACAGTGAAGAGCATAACATTGAGAACATAATATTAACTGACAAACCTGTCGATGAAACAAGTACCACGGAAAACGTAGCAACATCTGAAAACTCTAAAGAGCAGCCTACCGTTGATTCAACTGTGACTTCAAACACCACACAGACTTCAATTTCATTTGAAACGTTTAATGAAAAAGTAAGTGAGTACAATTTCGAGACTAATTtcactgataataaaaatattactcaaGGAAAAGTATCAATCGAAACGTATTCATCTTCTACCAACACTACTGGCAACGTTACAAAACACAGTGAAGAGCATAACATTGAGAACATAATATTAACTGACAAACCTGTCGATGAAACAAGTACCACGGAAAACGTAGCAACATCTGAAAACTCTAAAGAGCAGCCTACCGTTGATTCAACTGTGACTTCAAACACCACACAGACTTCAATTTCATTTGAAACGTTTAATGAAAAAGTAAGTGAGTACAATTTCGAGACTAATTtcactgataataaaaatattactcaaGGAAAAGTATCAGTCGAAACGTATTCATCTTCTACCAACACTACTGGCAACGTAACAAAACACAGTGAAGAGCATAACACTGAGAACATAATATTAACTGACAAACCTGTCGATGAAGCTAATATAAAGGTGAACGTTGTTCAACCTAAAGTCACCGAGAAGGAAGCATTATCTGATTGGGAAATATCAAACCATGCAGGTAGAGAAAGAGAAGAGATTTCTTCTCGTAcgaacaacacaaataaaaaactCGAGCACTTGGAAAGCACTGCATCAACAGTATCACCCACGCTTGTCTCGGAGAAAGTGCGGGATAATAAAGaatcaaaacttgaaaataacaaaaacgagAAATCTGAGGGTAAAAGGACAGAGAGAATCTTGTTTGGTTTCATTTTCAGAGAAAAAAGACATGTTTAA